TGTCTGGTGTAATTAATTCATACTGTTTATCAAAGTCTCTATTATTAAGATTCGTATGGAAAAGATGTGGAATCATTCTTTTCTCTTCAATTGTCATTGGATTTCCCATTTATATCGCCCCTTTTTTTATATGAAAAGCTTTTCCTACTTAATTATATCAAAAAAATGTTTTCATAATGTGTAGAGCTGATGAACATTAATAAAAAAAGCCTCTATATTATGTATATTTACCACAGAAAAGCTTATTTTTGCATAATTAGCAAAAAAGCAGCGGAGAAATCAATATAACTGATTTTTTTCTGCTGCTTTTTGTCAGAACTTAATTTATCGTGCTAAATGGCTTATGTTTTTTTGCTATGAAGATAGTTTAGTTATTTTTTGCGTTTTCTTAAAAGTACTATTGCTATAAGAATGACTATTGCACCAATGACAACAAAAATCCATTCAACGCCTTGGTCACCGGTGCTTGGAAGTTCTGATTTAGACGCTGCTTCTTTCTTAGGTTCCTCTGAGGTAGCTGTAGTAACACTTTTTACAGAATTATTGTTTTCGATTTTTTTCACTTTTTTAGGGACTTGAACAGCTTCTTCATTTTCTTTTTTCGCTGGGACAGTGTAAGTTACTTCTTCACTAAAGTTTCCTGCTTCATCAAATGCATAAGTAGTAATTTCCTTTGGCGTGGTTGCCCAAGAAGCATAGAAGTTCCCATCTTTATCCGCATCAACACGCCCTTCTCCAAAGGTTTCATCTTCTGGAGAGCTCATATAAACACTGGCAAAAGGTTTGGTTTTTCCTGAGAAAATTTTCGTTTCTAAGTCAAAATTCAAATTAGTAACTGATAAAGTTGCAACAGATGCTTTTACCAAGTAATTTAACTTAACCGCAGTTGTTTCACCCTCTTTTGTATCACCAAGTAATGTCACATCTTGTAAGCCAACATCTGCTGTTGTTAGCGATATATCCTCAGCCAAACGATAATTGGACAATTCCGTTCCTGTATATTCACTTAAAGTTTCGGTGAAATCAGCTAGTTTGATAGCGTTATTTTGTTCATACGTATAAACTTCCGTTGAGTCCGTAATGTCTATCGTTGTTTCGGGTGTTGCCGATTCTTTCGCTGGTTCCGTTGTTTTTGAATCAACTTCTGGAACTGTATTTTCAGTGGAATGAGTTGTTTTTTCCTCAGTATTAGGTTGATTATTACCATTTTCATTCGTTTCAGCGCTTGCTGCCAATGAAAATGGGGTGATTAGACAAGTTAATAAAACGACGAATACTAGTCCGCGGAATTTTTTCATCATAAATTCCCCTTTCTTTTTTCTTGTCTTAATCATAAGCAGAAATAGTCTTAAAGTCAATTAAAAATTACAAAATTGTTACAAATATTAAAAATGAGCGACAAAAAAACAACTTGCTAATAAAATTTTAGCAAGCTGTTTATTTATAGTTCGATTGGTCGGTCTAGTTGATAAAGTCGTTTGTATCGCGGTTCAGCTGCCATTAATTCGGCATGTGGGCCTTCCATCAACGTTTTTCCTTCTTCTAAAAATAACACGCGATCCATTTTTTCAGCTCCAACTAAGTGATGCGTTACCCAAATTAATGATTTATCTGCTAAGGTTTCAAAAATCGTAGCTAATAAATCTCGTTCGGTTATTGGATCAAGCCCCACAGTTGGTTCATCTAAAATAACAATCGGCGTATTTTGAAGTAAAATTCGTGCTAGTGCAATTCGCCCGCGTTCCCCACCTGAAAAACGTTCGCCCATCTCACTCATTTGTGTATGGTAACCATCTGGCATACTCATAATAAACTCATGCAATTGGACTTTCTTAGCTGCTTCGTATACTTCCTCATCACTAGCATCTTGATTTCCTAATCGAATATTATTTAATACACTCGTACTAAAAAGAT
The nucleotide sequence above comes from Listeria ivanovii subsp. londoniensis. Encoded proteins:
- a CDS encoding LPXTG cell wall anchor domain-containing protein, translated to MKKFRGLVFVVLLTCLITPFSLAASAETNENGNNQPNTEEKTTHSTENTVPEVDSKTTEPAKESATPETTIDITDSTEVYTYEQNNAIKLADFTETLSEYTGTELSNYRLAEDISLTTADVGLQDVTLLGDTKEGETTAVKLNYLVKASVATLSVTNLNFDLETKIFSGKTKPFASVYMSSPEDETFGEGRVDADKDGNFYASWATTPKEITTYAFDEAGNFSEEVTYTVPAKKENEEAVQVPKKVKKIENNNSVKSVTTATSEEPKKEAASKSELPSTGDQGVEWIFVVIGAIVILIAIVLLRKRKK